CTTGAGGCTGTATCAAACGGTGATGATTTAAAGGTCAAAAAGATATTCCTCTGTCCTGTATGTGGAAATATTGAATTCGATGAGATTCCTGAGCAATGCCCGATTTGTGGTGTTCCTGCAAGAATGTTTAAGGAAATTGAATAAATTATCCTTTTCCTGTTGGTTCTTCTCCATTTTTCTTAAAGTTAGGACTATCCAAAAAGAAAAACAACTTAGAGAATAACCTCAAATTGTGATGATATGTCCAATAAACATTACAAATGTAGGGAATGTATCTCTACATTCACATCTATGTTTTCATTTGTGGGCTTTAAGATTATTGATCTGGAAGATTTCATCAGTTTCTTAGGTTACTGGTCTTGACTGGAAGACAATCAAAGCTAATCGATTATTAGCAAGGGAGGGGACAGGCCCCTCCCTTAAACCCACCCCGCTTACGATAGGTCACCGGAGGGGGGCTAGGCCCCTCCGGCTCCCGGGGATGTTGTGTACATCGCGACAAATCAATTCCAAATTAGGGTGATCAGAAATATGGCGAAGAGTCTTCCTGTTTAATTTTTTTATTAATAATTTAGTCATTTTTATTACTTACAAAACCGGGTTTTTTAGATAATTCCGTGGATTCTCTTAAATCCTTCACAAAAATCCTAATCAAAATCTTCTCCTAAACATTCTCCTAAATTCTCTCCTGAATATTCGGATGTCAATTTTAAGGGTATGTAAAATTTAAGACATGAAAATTTAAGACATGAAAATTTAAGACATGAAAATTTAAGACATGAAAATTTAAGATATGTAAAATTCCGGAATAAAAAATGATAAGCCATCTTTAAATAATATTGAAATTTATAGCAGTATCATGACAGATGTAAAAGTATATTCGACAAAAGCCTGTCAGTACTGTCGCCTTTTAAAGGCCTTTTTAGACAGGCACAACATTTCATATAAGAGTATTGATGTTGGCGAAGATCAAAACGCGGCTAAGGAGATGATTGAGCTTACAGGTCAGTATGGTGTTCCTGTAACTGTAATTGACGGTGAGGTCATAATTGGTTTTGATACTGAGCGTTTAAATGAGATTTTCGGAAGCGGAGATGCACCCGACACATATGATGTTTTGGTAATCGGCGGCGGGCCGGCAGGTCTTACTGCGGCAATGTACTGTTCAAGAAAATTTTTGTCCTGTATGATTATTACGGAAAACATCGGCGGGCAGGCGCTTGAATCATGGTCAGTTGAAAATTATATGGGATTTAGGGTGGTAACAGGCGGAGATCTCATGCAGAAATTTGAGGAGCAGATAAAGACAAGTGATGTCAGAATTGAGCTTGGAAGTGTTACAGGAATTGTTGATGAGGATAAAATATTTACAGTTGATACATCATCAAATAAGAGATTCAGGGGAAAAGCAGTAATTCTGACATCTGGTGCAAAACCCCGCTGGCTTGGCGTTGAAAATGAGGACAAGTTCATCGGCCGGGGAATTAGTGTATGCGCAACCTGTGACGGGCCTTTATACAGGGGAAAAGATGTGGCAATTGTAGGCGGGGGAAATCATGCCTTAACAACCGCAATTGAGATGAGTAAAATCGCAAAAGACGTCAGCCTGATAGTTAGAAGCAAAATACGTGCAGATGAGACTTACATAAAACAGCTTGAAAATATA
The genomic region above belongs to Methanomicrobium antiquum and contains:
- a CDS encoding FAD-dependent oxidoreductase, coding for MTDVKVYSTKACQYCRLLKAFLDRHNISYKSIDVGEDQNAAKEMIELTGQYGVPVTVIDGEVIIGFDTERLNEIFGSGDAPDTYDVLVIGGGPAGLTAAMYCSRKFLSCMIITENIGGQALESWSVENYMGFRVVTGGDLMQKFEEQIKTSDVRIELGSVTGIVDEDKIFTVDTSSNKRFRGKAVILTSGAKPRWLGVENEDKFIGRGISVCATCDGPLYRGKDVAIVGGGNHALTTAIEMSKIAKDVSLIVRSKIRADETYIKQLENINNIRIYKNYVVSKISGDKSLESVVIKERDTNEEKELKITGMFIAAGNTPNTDFLDGFIELNNSGEIVTDKNGRTSRTGIFAAGDVTDVEGKQIIIAAGEGAKAALSAYTYLVSQ